In a genomic window of Chrysemys picta bellii isolate R12L10 chromosome 1, ASM1138683v2, whole genome shotgun sequence:
- the LOC135980832 gene encoding uncharacterized protein LOC135980832 produces the protein MTQKLLTEMVLNITEAGKALQWDLACSEIQDFLNDQLMAIRNDLEHQAWPTALTDTSGVPSDLWPWRHTWKLSGWKCGRSQCSFQAYGPVQGVWAPTYRILPGPWGGCIWDWVIHRDIWEIRPPGMPNRFLVSAPRITPDIWMGLGNLWTFWPLEPPQLQCTRKLKPGEVVTVYDYVCWEGRGQGTTLTGHLLFQANDSCVYVNDTISQDIHFNLTTTAGNHIIYWPADRVFQVALRFQIPFNWTSLLSDRFQNLLSLLPEIQKISEVQGQIHMLQNVYQVEKYAFHTAYRVSTLCTKYDVLCFMTKAVQQPHYSIAMGMLLLVLLLVSLGLCYCCCKRCNNSNTFHVHANHALSLHPIKTPKVEASDLESEVQDLMQIEI, from the coding sequence atgacccagaagttgctgacagagatggtattgaatatcactgaggctgggaaggcattgcagtgggatctagcatgctcagagattcaggattttttgaatgaccagctaatggccattcggaatgatctagagcaccaggcttggcccactgcccttacagacacgtcaggagtaccatctgacctgtggccatggagacatacttggaaactttctgggtggaagtgtggacgttctcagtgctccttccaagcatatggaccggtacagggggtgtgggctcccacataccgtatcctgccgggtccatggggaggatgcatatgggattgggtaattcatcgagacatctgggaaattagaccacctggtatgcccaatcgatttttagttagtgctcctaggattacacctgacatttggatggggttaggtaacctatggacattctggccattagaacccccacagcttcagtgtacacgtaaactgaagccaggagaagttgtcactgtctatgactacgtttgctgggagggtaggggacaaggaactaccctgacaggacacttactcttccaagctaatgatagctgtgtgtatgttaatgacaccatatcacaagacatacattttaatctcactaccactgcaggcaatcatatcatttactggcctgcagatagagtttttcaagtagcccttaggttccagataccctttaattggactagcttactatctgatagatttcaaaatttgctttcattgttacctgagatccagaaaatctctgaggtacaagggcaaattcacatgcttcaaaatgtatatcaagtagaaaagtatgcctttcacactgcttatagagtatctaccttatgtactaaatatgatgtattgtgctttatgacaaaggctgtacaacaaccccattatagtattgctatgggaatgttattgcttgtattgttattagttagtttaggattatgttattgttgttgtaaaagatgtaataatagtaatacctttcatgttcatgctaatcatgcattgtcattgcatccaatcaaaacccctaaggttgaagcatctgatttagaatcagaagtccaggacttgatgcaaatagagatttga